The following are from one region of the Polynucleobacter sp. MWH-CaK5 genome:
- a CDS encoding biopolymer transporter ExbD → MQSKSGSDDGMMAELNVTPLVDVMLVLLVIFIVTAPMIVPQSMKVNLPKTQAVAQQDQAKNAQLVVEASGQLTFQGNAINDQQLASELKQQSSTPQFQLQVSADKAVPYGRVAEIMAIAQANGVTKMSFVSVPAKGK, encoded by the coding sequence ATGCAATCAAAAAGTGGATCTGATGACGGAATGATGGCAGAGCTTAATGTCACGCCCTTGGTGGATGTGATGTTGGTATTGTTGGTGATTTTCATTGTTACGGCGCCGATGATCGTGCCGCAATCCATGAAGGTCAATCTGCCAAAAACACAAGCGGTCGCTCAGCAAGACCAAGCCAAAAATGCACAACTGGTGGTTGAAGCCAGTGGGCAGCTGACTTTTCAGGGTAATGCCATCAACGATCAACAATTGGCTTCAGAGCTCAAGCAACAATCCTCGACACCCCAGTTTCAATTGCAGGTGAGTGCTGATAAAGCAGTTCCTTATGGCCGTGTAGCTGAAATCATGGCCATTGCCCAAGCCAATGGTGTGACCAAGATGTCTTTTGTGAGTGTGCCCGCTAAAGGCAAGTAA
- a CDS encoding recombinase RecT, with protein sequence MHTLQKNIERTSKQLNIDADELQLWLDQHMGLTPYTQVQLLRMAAKYQLDPLSDEIGLMDTIEGHQVFITIDGWIKIINEHEHYAGMSLRESTTVSHEVPEWMECTIYRNDRILPIVIKEYLEEVLTDHPSWQKMPRRMLRHRVIQQCARVAFGISLSDPVEHKKSSAHNLSEKIHCSTKFRGESQSRSAVLKERLSQKSSGESHVELESKNSYSSKPR encoded by the coding sequence ATGCATACATTACAAAAAAACATTGAGAGAACTTCAAAGCAATTGAATATTGACGCCGATGAGCTGCAATTGTGGCTGGACCAGCACATGGGACTCACACCATATACCCAAGTCCAACTTTTACGCATGGCGGCCAAGTATCAACTCGACCCCCTCTCTGATGAGATCGGATTGATGGATACGATCGAAGGGCATCAAGTCTTCATCACAATTGATGGCTGGATCAAGATCATTAACGAGCATGAACACTATGCGGGCATGAGTCTTAGAGAATCAACGACAGTCAGTCATGAAGTTCCAGAATGGATGGAGTGCACCATCTATCGTAATGACAGAATCCTTCCAATAGTGATCAAAGAATACTTAGAGGAAGTCTTGACCGATCACCCTTCTTGGCAAAAAATGCCACGTCGCATGTTAAGACATCGAGTGATTCAACAATGTGCAAGAGTTGCTTTTGGAATAAGCCTATCTGATCCTGTAGAACATAAGAAGTCATCGGCTCATAATCTTTCTGAGAAAATTCATTGCTCAACGAAATTTAGAGGAGAATCACAGTCTAGATCTGCAGTATTAAAGGAGCGGTTGAGTCAAAAATCTAGTGGTGAATCTCATGTCGAACTTGAATCTAAAAATTCGTACTCGTCTAAACCAAGATAG
- a CDS encoding RodZ family helix-turn-helix domain-containing protein, with protein MPQHTQPLPIINGDNLKKARTDKNLTEAELAKECALVAKHIIQLENGETSNFFSAHHKVQVAKKVGRYLGLDEYEFLDSSST; from the coding sequence TTGCCACAACATACTCAGCCATTACCAATCATCAATGGTGATAATTTAAAAAAAGCCAGGACTGATAAAAACCTCACAGAAGCTGAGTTAGCAAAAGAGTGCGCCTTGGTCGCTAAACATATCATTCAATTAGAAAATGGCGAAACCTCTAACTTCTTTTCAGCTCATCATAAAGTTCAAGTGGCAAAAAAAGTAGGGCGCTATCTTGGTTTAGACGAGTACGAATTTTTAGATTCAAGTTCGACATGA
- a CDS encoding polymer-forming cytoskeletal protein: protein MNSSDSLESFDTLIGAATRIEGRMVVNKSIRLDGTIEGSIESSLDNQVTVAIGHTGLVHGDVRAHRVLVNGQVDGNIYAREKCELHETSRVKGDIHYGLLGIEHGAEILGLMVKKIENTGEIQEVTEAKDLLSQIKYPFKK from the coding sequence ATGAATTCATCGGACTCTTTAGAGTCCTTTGATACATTGATTGGCGCCGCCACCAGAATTGAAGGTCGTATGGTGGTCAATAAAAGCATTCGATTAGATGGCACGATCGAAGGCTCGATTGAATCATCTCTGGACAATCAAGTCACTGTTGCCATTGGCCATACAGGTTTGGTTCATGGCGATGTGAGAGCTCATCGAGTTCTGGTTAATGGACAAGTCGATGGCAATATCTATGCCCGCGAAAAATGCGAACTCCATGAAACATCGAGAGTCAAAGGCGACATTCACTATGGCCTATTAGGCATTGAGCATGGAGCTGAAATTTTGGGCCTCATGGTCAAGAAAATTGAAAACACAGGCGAGATTCAAGAAGTCACTGAGGCCAAAGATTTATTGAGTCAAATTAAATACCCATTCAAAAAATAA
- a CDS encoding energy transducer TonB, with the protein MPSLISSKQSGPLKSGGEPDFSALPKKVSYRVLGFVISIHVIIFLLITFGLPDFKFNKRPDITIEIGAAPPASSGPVSQAKPTPAPTQKETPKEKTPPPTKDIDAPAIPVQAQAPQSSAQPAAPSSGGVASAPTADADYKAAYLQNPKPPYPPLAFRTRIEGKVILIAEVLPDGRAGQVRISESSGNDMLDQSALTTVRQWRFTPARKDGVIITQAVRIPITFSLKNR; encoded by the coding sequence ATGCCCTCACTCATATCATCCAAGCAATCAGGGCCATTGAAATCTGGTGGTGAGCCCGATTTCTCTGCTTTACCTAAAAAGGTATCCTATCGAGTTTTAGGATTTGTAATTTCCATACATGTGATCATTTTCCTTTTGATTACTTTTGGATTGCCCGATTTCAAATTCAATAAACGACCTGATATCACCATTGAAATAGGGGCTGCGCCACCAGCATCCAGTGGTCCAGTCAGTCAAGCAAAACCTACGCCTGCGCCAACTCAAAAAGAAACTCCAAAAGAAAAAACACCGCCACCTACAAAAGATATAGATGCGCCCGCTATACCAGTGCAAGCTCAAGCTCCACAATCAAGTGCTCAGCCGGCAGCGCCGAGTTCTGGTGGTGTGGCTTCTGCTCCAACAGCTGATGCTGACTACAAAGCGGCTTATCTTCAAAACCCCAAGCCACCATATCCGCCATTAGCTTTTAGAACCAGAATTGAAGGCAAGGTCATTCTGATCGCTGAAGTTCTGCCTGATGGACGAGCAGGGCAAGTGAGGATTTCGGAAAGTAGTGGAAATGACATGCTAGATCAATCAGCCTTAACAACTGTAAGGCAGTGGAGGTTCACGCCCGCTAGAAAAGACGGCGTGATCATCACCCAAGCCGTGAGAATACCTATTACATTTAGTCTAAAAAATCGTTAA
- a CDS encoding YqaJ viral recombinase family protein, whose amino-acid sequence MLNNQDFALLRAKSLGGSDIGAILGFSRYRSAVDVWMEKTGRVNNDADSLPLRFGSFAEEFVASEYTRSTGFNLVNHPKALVHPKYDYMHGHIDRFISEKPTIYDESGSLIATRILECKTANPFTAHEWGDLGSDQVPMAYLTQCLWYMAITGIEQTDLAVLMGNTDFRIYEIHRDLELEEMIFARAKDFWEEHVLKDIAPPAQRESDLKLLFPQSKPTKTVEAKHGTCELLAKLKTIQTQVETYEQEINQIKLSIMAQMKDAEVLTHQGQVVATWKSPKPSMKIDTKKLAEDHPDIIAPYHVQVANSRRFVIKNQ is encoded by the coding sequence ATGCTTAATAATCAAGATTTTGCACTGTTACGCGCTAAAAGTCTAGGTGGTTCCGACATAGGGGCAATATTGGGATTTAGCCGGTATCGGTCTGCAGTGGATGTATGGATGGAGAAAACTGGGCGAGTCAACAATGATGCTGACAGTTTGCCCTTGAGATTTGGTAGTTTCGCTGAGGAATTTGTTGCCAGTGAATATACTCGATCGACAGGCTTCAATCTGGTAAACCATCCAAAAGCACTGGTTCACCCAAAGTATGACTATATGCATGGTCACATTGATCGATTCATTAGTGAGAAACCCACCATCTATGATGAATCTGGCTCATTGATCGCAACACGCATTTTGGAATGTAAAACAGCTAATCCATTCACAGCCCATGAATGGGGTGACCTAGGATCAGACCAGGTACCGATGGCGTATTTAACTCAGTGTCTTTGGTACATGGCCATCACAGGCATTGAACAAACTGATTTAGCCGTATTGATGGGCAATACTGATTTTCGAATTTATGAAATTCATCGAGATCTTGAGCTTGAAGAAATGATCTTCGCACGCGCCAAAGATTTTTGGGAAGAGCATGTGCTTAAAGATATTGCCCCTCCCGCACAGCGCGAGTCAGACTTGAAATTATTATTTCCACAATCAAAACCTACCAAGACAGTTGAAGCAAAACACGGAACTTGCGAACTCCTTGCCAAATTAAAAACAATCCAGACTCAGGTGGAAACCTATGAGCAAGAGATCAATCAAATCAAACTGAGCATCATGGCTCAAATGAAAGACGCTGAGGTTTTGACCCACCAAGGACAGGTAGTGGCCACGTGGAAGAGTCCAAAACCTTCCATGAAAATCGACACTAAAAAATTAGCTGAAGATCATCCAGACATCATTGCACCCTATCATGTTCAAGTTGCAAATAGTCGGCGCTTTGTCATCAAAAACCAATGA
- a CDS encoding MotA/TolQ/ExbB proton channel family protein codes for MDSLIVHSVLVVLIVLSIATWSIAILKLKLLKKVAAETQEFSQTFWNADSWEKGQSIASDAKGDVAGLAMAGFEQFAEYQRNPGSLKFAGEIHEVLERPMRQEIQKILRRHEKGLAELASIGSTAPFIGLFGTVWGIMDAMQSISASGQASIDVVAGPIGEALIATAIGIAAALPAVVFYNYFLRKMKIWVTELDGFTEDFLRLASREFHQSNK; via the coding sequence ATGGATTCATTGATCGTTCATTCGGTTTTAGTTGTTTTGATTGTCTTGTCGATTGCTACTTGGTCAATTGCAATTCTGAAGCTCAAACTCTTGAAAAAGGTTGCCGCGGAGACCCAAGAGTTCAGCCAAACTTTCTGGAACGCTGATAGTTGGGAGAAGGGCCAATCCATTGCAAGCGATGCAAAAGGCGATGTGGCAGGGCTCGCCATGGCTGGCTTTGAGCAGTTTGCTGAATATCAGAGAAATCCAGGCAGCCTAAAGTTCGCTGGAGAAATCCATGAAGTGCTTGAGCGCCCCATGAGACAAGAAATTCAGAAAATCCTGCGTCGTCATGAAAAGGGCTTGGCTGAACTGGCCTCGATTGGTTCAACCGCGCCATTCATTGGCTTGTTCGGAACCGTTTGGGGCATCATGGACGCCATGCAAAGCATCAGTGCCAGCGGTCAAGCCAGTATCGATGTAGTGGCAGGTCCGATTGGTGAAGCTTTGATTGCCACAGCCATTGGTATTGCGGCAGCTTTACCAGCCGTTGTCTTCTATAACTACTTCCTGCGCAAAATGAAGATCTGGGTCACCGAGCTTGATGGCTTCACCGAAGACTTCTTGCGTTTGGCCTCCCGTGAATTTCATCAGTCGAATAAATAA